GGAAGTATAAATCGAGACTAACTTGTCCTTCACGGGTACGTGAGAATACCTGCACTACATTTTCGGTTGCTGATAAAGCTTCTTCTAGGGGTCTAGTGATTTCATCTACTGCTACTTCTGGGGAAATACCGGGTGCTTCTAACCGGACGCCAATTCGGGGATAGGTAATGGCTGGTAGTAAATCTACTTGGATGGTTGTAAGAAAAAATATTCCTACAACAATTACCGCCACGGTAAGCATGAGTGTGCCAATGTGCTGACGGATTGCGATCGCGCTGATGCTAAATCCGCCATTATTATTTGCCTGCTGCATCTTTTCAATTCAAATTTCAAAACAACAATTTTTAATTGCTTCTTGGGGCTGAGTCTGCTGTTTCCGAAAGAACCGAAAGATTTACAGTTTCCCCATCTTTTAACGGCTTACCACTTCTAACAACGTAGCGCTCTCCCGGTTGTAAACCAGATAAAACTTCTACTCTGCCATCAGCCGTTTTCCCTAAGTTGACTGGTCGTGAAGTTACCTTGGCTTTGCCTTCTGCGTCTGTGACGACAAATATAGTTCCAGTTCGGTCTTGGGAGTTTGTTCTGGCTATATCTGGTGAAGAAGACTGCTTGACATTTGTTTGCGTTTCCCCTGTGCCATTGGATTTATTGCCTCTGGCTTGTTTCTGAATAGCTGCTTGCGGTACTAATACTCGTTGCGATGTCTGATTTTCAAACTTGACTCGCGCCAGCAGCCCACTACCAATCTTGCCGTCATTGTTGGGAATTACTACTTCTACTGGTATCAAGCGAGCTGTGGCATCCGCAGCTGGAGAAATGCGGATAACTCTGCCGACTAATGTTTGATTTGGGAAGGCATCTAACCGAACTTGTACAGCTTGCCCAAGCTGAATTTGTGCCAGTTCTAATTCAGAAACTGCAAGGGCGACTTTGACGCGGTTAAAGTCACCGATACTTAAGACTTCGCCACCTGCTTGCAGTAAATTGCCAGGTTCTGTTACCTTCCCTGTGACTACCCCATTAATTGGGGATGTGAGGCGAGTGTAGGATCTGCGCTCTTTGGCTTGGGCTACTACCGCTTGTTGAGCTACTACTCTGCCTTGGGCGGCGGCGACTGCTTGCTGTTCTGTACGCACTTGCTCTTGAGCTGCTCGCAGTGCTTGGGCAGCTGTTTGCGCTTGAGTCCGTGCTTGTTGGGCTGTTTGTTCAGCGATCGCTCCCGATTGAAACAGTTTCTGTTGTCGTTGTGAGTCTGACTGCGCTTGCACTAGTTGTAACCGCACCCGTTCTACTTCAGCACGAGCATTACTTACCTGATTTCTGATCCTAGCTACTTCTGATTTTAAGGCTGCTAGTTCGGCTTCGGCTTGCTTTAACTCTGTAGACAAAATGGCATCATCTAACTGCCCGATGTTCTGCCCTTGCTTTACTGTGTCACCTACATCTACATTTAAAGCCAACAGCCGTCCTTCAACTTGCGATCGCAGCGATACAACCCGGAATGGTACTGTATTACCTGTATATTCTGGTTGTGTCTCTAGCAAGCCTGTGCGGGCGATCGCTACATCTACAGGCGTTACACGACTACGCCCTTCACCACTACCAGGACGCTGAGATTGTGCATCAGCTGCTTCCTTCGGCAATGAGCCGCAACTTACTGATAGCAGCAAACAGGGAATTAATAAGATGGATGCAAAAGAGGATACTGGAGTCCGAAAACCCCGGAACCTGGTTAATGTTGATACATTACTTCTTACATCTGCAACAGCCGT
This region of Nostoc sp. UHCC 0302 genomic DNA includes:
- a CDS encoding efflux RND transporter periplasmic adaptor subunit, whose amino-acid sequence is MILDENKPHKRAKILTSAAANQVINTQLDTVVKTDTAVADVRSNVSTLTRFRGFRTPVSSFASILLIPCLLLSVSCGSLPKEAADAQSQRPGSGEGRSRVTPVDVAIARTGLLETQPEYTGNTVPFRVVSLRSQVEGRLLALNVDVGDTVKQGQNIGQLDDAILSTELKQAEAELAALKSEVARIRNQVSNARAEVERVRLQLVQAQSDSQRQQKLFQSGAIAEQTAQQARTQAQTAAQALRAAQEQVRTEQQAVAAAQGRVVAQQAVVAQAKERRSYTRLTSPINGVVTGKVTEPGNLLQAGGEVLSIGDFNRVKVALAVSELELAQIQLGQAVQVRLDAFPNQTLVGRVIRISPAADATARLIPVEVVIPNNDGKIGSGLLARVKFENQTSQRVLVPQAAIQKQARGNKSNGTGETQTNVKQSSSPDIARTNSQDRTGTIFVVTDAEGKAKVTSRPVNLGKTADGRVEVLSGLQPGERYVVRSGKPLKDGETVNLSVLSETADSAPRSN